A single window of Lutzomyia longipalpis isolate SR_M1_2022 chromosome 1, ASM2433408v1 DNA harbors:
- the LOC129797614 gene encoding inactive ubiquitin carboxyl-terminal hydrolase MINDY-4B produces MVTRIKLTGGVPITLEQAIDLRQTVFGSAAAPPRGEWTRTGLIFGQPNQELPYGLRCPRNATRGLQSVLQAFIIKYFLFDSRVMEKSLPLDVLLKPTEAQQHEALWQSISTILWTIGEKIKVVVVLPGEIPHIPHSHTYFQDSVTEKLYIFEFTNLEDLQIFIKRYLFFFLEDPGPGALLFLYSAVLTRQTAKIKTDLDAPKGAHLMGPFEEGSLNVVTLLLAGRATPYLHNGVVYVGDEDHYALPQFGILQRSSIGLIVWEGDNEAVQASSRQPGSRLKTPAIPIWVTSCCGHYGVVFNSNRELLRNYHAEKRFELHYYTCAGCHLSMTVDTRSHEDPEAMLQRQNSTAASSKEGSNSTPNTQDIVATPLERLIHTKWMDAKITFHGPAPPSLNY; encoded by the exons ATGGTGACTCGGATTAAGCTTACGGGTGGGGTACCCATAACTCTGGAACAGGCAATT GATTTGCGGCAGACTGTATTCGGTTCAGCAGCTGCTCCACCGCGTGGCGAATGGACAAGAACGG GACTCATATTCGGTCAGCCAAATCAGGAATTGCCGTACGGCTTACGATGCCCAAGGAATGCCACTCGAGGACTTCAATCAGTTTTGCAAGCAttcatcataaaatattttctctttgatagCAGAGTCATGGAGAAATCCCTTCCTTTGGATGT CCTTTTGAAACCGACCGAAGCACAGCAGCACGAAGCTCTCTG GCAATCCATTTCAACGATTTTGTGGACGattggtgagaaaattaaagtggTGGTAGTTTTACCCGGTGAAATCCCACACATCCCCCACAGCCATACATACTTTCAGGACTCAGTCACTGAAAAATTGTACATCTTTGAGTTTACCAATTTGGAAGATTTGCAAATATTCATCAAGAGATATTTATTCTTC TTCCTTGAGGATCCGGGACCAGGCGCTCTTCTCTTTCTATACAGTGCTGTGCTCACTCGACAAACAGCCAA aatCAAGACGGATTTGGATGCTCCAAAAGGAGCACATTTAATGGGACCCTTTGAGGAAGGCTCACTGAATGTTGTGACGCTCCTTTTGGCTGGAAGAGCCACACCATACTTACACAATGGTGTAGTTTATGTTGGTGATGAGGACCATTAT GCTCTTCCACAATTTGGAATTCTGCAGAGATCTAGCATTGGGTTGATTGTTTGGGAGGGTGATAATGAAGCTGTCCAGGCATCATCTCGTCAACCGGGGTCTCGACTGAAGACACCAGCCATCCCAATTTGGGTCACTAGCTGCTGTGGCCACTACGGCGTCGTTTTCAATTCCAACAGAGaacttttgagaaattatcaTGCTGAGAAACGGTTCGAATTGCATTACTACACCTGTGCTGGATGCCACCTTTCCATGACAGTGGATACCAGGTCCCATGAGGACCCTGAAGCAATGCTCCAGAGGCAAAATAGTACGGCTGCAAGTAGTAAAGAGGGTAGCAACAGCACACCCAACACACAGGACATTGTAGCAACACCGCTTGAGCGTTTAATCCACACTAAATGGATGGACGCCAAAATCACTTTCCATGGTCCAGCTCCACCGTCACTGAATTACTAG
- the LOC129797703 gene encoding 3-oxoacyl-[acyl-carrier-protein] reductase FabG-like translates to MAFEGKVVLITGASSGIGCGTAQLFSKEGAKVAISGRNEERLRETLGKCKAPTSGRSHLIIVGDVTNEDDAQKIINNTIAHFGQLDVLVNNAGILETGSIEETSLEQYDRVMNTNVRSLYHLTMLAVPHLIKTKGNIVNVSSVAGTRSFPNILSYCMSKSAVDQFTKCTALELAPKQVRVNAVNPGVIVTDIHKRGGMDDKAYAEFLERGKATHALGRVGSVDEVADGIVFLASDKASFITGANLPICGGRHVMCPR, encoded by the exons ATGGCATTTGAAGGGAAGGTTGTTTTAATCACCGGAGCATCTTCGG GAATCGGCTGCGGGACGGCACAATTGTTCTCCAAGGAGGGAGCTAAAGTTGCCATTAGCGGTCGCAATGAGGAACGTCTCCGGGAGACTTTGGGAAAATGCAAAGCTCCAACTTCCGGACGAAGTCACTTGATAATCGTGGGGGATGTTACGAATGAAGATGATGCCCAGAAGATTATTAACAATACCATTGCTCATTTCGGTCAACTTGATGTGCTCGTTAACAATGCAGGAATCTTGGAAACTGGATCAATTGAAGAAACCAGTCTGGAGCAATATGATCGAGTGATGAACACCAATGTcag ATCTCTTTACCATCTAACAATGCTGGCTGTTCCCCACCTGATCAAGACCAAGGGGAACATTGTGAATGTATCCAGCGTCGCTGGTACACGCTCCTTCCCGAATATTTTATCATACTGCATGTCCAAAAGCGCCGTAGATCAATTCACCAAGTGCACAGCTCTCGAATTGGCACCGAAGCAAGTACGCGTGAACGCCGTTAATCCTGGTGTCATCGTGACGGACATCCACAAGCGAGGCGGAATGGACGATAAGGCTTACGCTGAATTTCTCGAACGCGGCAAGGCGACTCATGCGCTCGGGAGAGTTGGGTCGGTGGACGAGGTGGCGGATGGCATTGTCTTCTTGGCTAGCGACAAAGCGTCCTTTATCACGGGTGCCAACTTGCCAATTTGCGGCGGGCGTCATGTTATGTGCCCAAGATAG
- the LOC129797668 gene encoding 3-oxoacyl-[acyl-carrier-protein] reductase FabG-like produces MNFAGKVVLLTGASSGIGYATALHLAKLGASLSLTGRNVESLKRLENECPKVAPQKHLLIPGDITVEKDTERILSETISAYGKLDVLINNAGILEPGTIENTSLEQFDRVMNTNIRSIYHLTMLATPYLIKSQGNIVNVSSVNGIRSFPGVLAYNISKAAVDQFTRCVALELASKNVRCNAVNPGVTVTNLHKRSGMTNEAYEKFLEHSRSTHALGRPGDVKELAQTIAFLASDQASFITGASLPVDGGRHAMCPR; encoded by the exons atgaattttgccgGCAAAGTTGTGCTTCTTACAGGTGCTTCCTCAG GCATTGGATACGCAACGGCACTCCATTTGGCCAAATTGGGAGCGAGTCTGTCTCTTACGGGACGCAATGTAGAGAGTCTCAAGAGGTTGGAGAATGAATGTCCAAAGGTTGCTCCACAGAAACATCTTCTAATTCCCGGTGATATTACCGTTGAAAAGGACACGGAGAGGATTCTTTCGGAAACAATTAGCGCCTACGGCAAACTTGATGTGCTCATAAATAATGCCGGAATTCTCGAGCCTGGTACCATCGAGAATACCAGTCTTGAGCAATTTGATCGTGTTATGAATACCAATATCCGCTCAATCTACCATCTCACTATGCTGGCAACTCCTTATCTCATTAAATCTCAGGGGAATATCGTCAATGTATCCAGCGTGAACGGCATTCGCTCCTTCCCCGGCGTACTGGCTTACAACATCTCCAAGGCAGCTGTGGACCAATTCACGAGGTGTGTGGCACTGGAGCTGGCGTCGAAGAACGTCCGCTGCAATGCCGTCAATCCGGGAGTGACCGTGACGAATCTCCACAAGCGCAGCGGTATGACCAATGAGGCATATGAGAAATTCCTCGAGCACTCTCGGAGTACGCACGCCCTTGGACGGCCCGGAGATGTCAAGGAGTTGGCACAAACCATTGCTTTTCTGGCCAGTGATCAGGCATCATTCATCACTGGGGCTTCACTACCTGTGGATGGAGGGCGTCATGCCATGTGTccaagataa